Proteins encoded within one genomic window of Paramisgurnus dabryanus chromosome 13, PD_genome_1.1, whole genome shotgun sequence:
- the LOC135788946 gene encoding mitogen-activated protein kinase kinase kinase 5 — protein MYTTERRRMSLHETKRRDPVRVSAGSLWQDPLALEVGVNKHSISPRNRTRALSVVYIALEDKSVAQTEENLSLTCLKEACADAHAVMKSVAFERIALGSPEILDTFYNADVAVVEMSNCICQPSLFYHLGVRESFSMTNNVILYCNKQEDDLQVVKEQCGSYTFIPYMVSPQGKVFACDATLMRGITDFLHSSFKFESLLTPLVDRLVKLFESVHIHSSEYLHEAIRREIRLARERYTGQALSQELGRIQKRLDSVELLSPDIVMSLLLSYRDIPDYASIINLVETLNNLPMCMVTAHQNIKFQYIFALNRRNDPGDRAKALKLILPIVESGGSVASDVYCLCGRIYKDMFLSSGFKDTDSRDKACYWYGKAFEIEPTLHSGINNVVLLIAGGHEFDTSVALRKIGVTLSSLLGRKGCLEKMQDYWDVGFYLGAGILANEHKKVIEASKKLYRLNAPMWYIASIMETYILYKQFAKPREVNHPTQEIMDFWMELMIQACKPTVSTARCPVLILEPTKVFQPSIISVSEEDNTRTVQLRHVIPLEKGLHEWTFPSSAIRGVSISKFDERCCFLYVLYNSDDFQLYFPSDLHCKGFCDLVNSLLHQTESTVEDSSAVSEGGEGVLEYMYERNENGDKVVLGKGTYGVVYAGRDLSNQVRIAIKEIPERDSTYSQPLHEEIALHKRLKHRNIVQYLGSVSEDGFIKIFMEEVPGGSLSSLLRSKWGPLKDNEATVVFYTKQILEGLKYLHDNQIVHRDIKGDNVLINTYSGVLKISDFGTSKRLAGINPCTETFTGTLQYMAPEIIDQGPRGYGKPADIWSLGCTIIEMATGKPPFHELGSPQAAMFKVGMFKIHPTVPECMSEEAKGFIMCCFEPNPDKRATASELSKNSFLKGSARKKAKLQTDNLLKEPHDFHRSMSVPIALRVENADVDHSELSNSFDVRRTTPLLKVNDIAASPSSSSSFLAVPDEPQGDMTTSPSGSGENLGLFMLRKDSERRDTLNRILTEYINDVIQNIQETLPQTEEHGITSDHISELIGYLGENIRSPDKRHLTNSLLKLRSTLLNGAVPLSSLQAALFSFQDAVKKVLKKQQIKPHWMFALDNLLRQAVQDAITVLLPELKLQLQSSFENEESSIETEQPVEADPRENVIPLITLNEESDIPQRSEESDEKLTKNLVSSHSSLTKELSELRLESRRLLLQLNEKEKEFQELLRNSLQMKQTEINTLEVKASSAATDKKISPNPQNNAMVRWLKSVPVDEKTIDILVYHDFTLDCLIHLTCRDDLHYCGIKGGMLCRLWAAISKQRKSCLSPVKEDGEDTLL, from the exons ATGTACACGACTGAACGCAGGCGCATGAGCCTGCACGAAACAAAAAGGAGGGATCCCGTCCGAGTTTCAGCTGGAAGTTTATGGCAGGACCCGCTGGCTCTCGAAGTCGGCGTCAATAAACACTCGATATCGCCGCGGAATCGTACCAGGGCTTTATCGGTTGTGTATATCGCGCTTGAGGACAAGTCCGTGGCGCAAACAGAGGAAAACCTTTCGCTGACATGTCTTAAAGAAGCCTGCGCCGACGCGCACGCAGTAATGAAGAGCGTTGCGTTCGAACGTATTGCCCTCGGCAGCCCTGAAATCCTGGACACTTTCTACAACGCAG ATGTTGCTGTGGTGGAAATGAGCAACTGTATTTGTCAGCCGTCCCTGTTTTATCACCTGGGTGTCAGAGAGAGTTTCAGTATGACCAACAATGTCATCCTGTACTGTAACAAACAAGAAGATGATCTGCAAGTTGTAAAG GAGCAATGTGGGAGCTACACTTTTATCCCCTACATGGTGTCACCGCAGGGTAAAGTGTTTGCCTGTGATGCCACACTAATGAGGGGAATCACAGATTTCCTCCATTCTAGCTTTAAATTTGAATCCTTGCTGACCCCTTTGGTGGATCGACTTGTCAAGTTGTTTGAAAGTGTTCACATTCATTCTAG TGAATACCTGCATGAGGCGATCCGCAGAGAGATCCGTCTGGCTCGAGAGCGCTACACAGGACAGGCATTGAGTCAGGAACTGGGTCGGATCCAGAAGCGCTTGGACTCGGTTGAGCTTCTGAGTCCAGACATCGTAATGAGCCTTCTTCTGTCATACAGAGACATTCCG GATTATGCTTCTATAATAAATCTGGTGGAGACATTAAATAATTTGCCCATGTGCATGGTGACGGCACATCAGAACATCAAATTTCAATATATATTTGCACTGAACAG GAGGAATGACCCTGGTGACCGTGCCAAGGCTTTAAAGCTCATTTTACCCATTGTGGAATCGGGGGGCTCGGTGGCCTCAGATGTTTACTGCCTGTGCGGTCGCATCTACAAGGACATGTTCTTGAGTTCGGGCTTCAAAGATACAGACAGCAGAGACAAAGCATGTTACTG GTATGGCAAGGCCTTCGAGATCGAACCCACTCTGCACTCTGGAATCAATAATGTTGTGCTCCTAATAGCCGGTGGGCATGAATTCGACACCTCTGTTGCGTTGCGTAAAATAG GTGTCACCCTGAGTAGCCTGCTGGGCAGGAAGGGCTGTCTGGAGAAGATGCAGGACTACTGGGATGTGGGGTTTTATCTGGGGGCCGGGATCTTGGCCAATGAGCATAAAAAAGTGATAGAAGCTTCTAAGAAACTCTACCGACTCAATGCACCCATGTG GTATATTGCATCCATTATGGAGACGTATATACTGTACAAGCAGTTTGCCAAACCACGAGAAGTGAATCATCCCACACAGGAAATTATGGACTTTTGGATGGAGTTGATGATACAGGCATGCAAGCCAACTGTTTCCACAGCACGCTGCCCA GTTCTCATTCTGGAACCCACTAAAGTGTTCCAACCCAGCATAATAAGTGTAAGTGAGGAAGACAACACTCGAACGGTGCAGCTGAGACACGTTATACCTCTTGAG AAAGGTCTTCACGAGTGGACTTTCCCGTCATCCGCCATTCGCGGAGTAAG CATCTCAAAGTTTGATGAACGTTGCTGCTTCCTGTACGTCCTGTATAATTCCGATGACTTCCAGTTGTACTTTCCCAGTGATCTTCACTGTAAAGG GTTCTGTGATCTGGTGAATTCTCTATTGCATCAAACTGAATCTACAGTGGAAGATTCCAGTGCTGTCAGTGAAGGAGGTGAAGGAGTTTTAGAG TACATGTACGAGAGAAATGAGAATGGAGACAAAGTGGTGTTGGGTAAAGGCACCTATGGGGTGGTGTATGCTGGTCGAGACCTCAGCAACCAAGTGCGCATTGCTATCAAAGAAATCCCAGAGAGGGACAGCAC TTACTCTCAGCCACTTCATGAGGAGATTGCCCTTCATAAGAGGCTGAAGCACAGGAATATCGTTCAGTACCTGGGCTCAGTAAGCGAAGACGGTTTCATCAAGATCTTCATGGAGGAGGTTCCTGGAG GAAGCTTGTCGTCTCTCTTAAGATCAAAGTGGGGACCTCTTAAAGACAATGAGGCAACCGTGGTCTTCTACACTAAACAGATTCTGGAGGGTCTGAAATATCTTCACGATAACCAGATCGTCCACAGAGATATTAAG GGTGATaatgttttgataaatacaTACAGCGGTGTGCTAAAGATATCCGATTTTGGCACCTCAAAGAGACTAGCAGGAATCAACCCTTGTACAGAGACATTCACAG GCACACTGCAGTATATGGCTCCAGAGATCATTGACCAGGGTCCTCGTGGGTACGGGAAACCAGCCGATATCTGGTCTCTGGGATGCACCATCATAGAAATGGCCACGGGGAAACCACCTTTTCACGAACTGGGGAGTCCTCAGGCGGCCATGTTTAAG GTGGGCATGTTTAAGATCCACCCCACGGTGCCAGAGTGCATGTCAGAGGAGGCTAAAGGTTTCATCATGTGCTGCTTTGAACCCAACCCAGATAAGAGGGCCACGGCTTCTGAGCTCTCAAAGAACAGCTTTCTGAAGGGCAGCGCAAGAAAAAAAGCCAAACTTCAGACAGATAACCTCCTGAAAGAACCTCATG ACTTTCACAGGAGCATGTCTGTACCCATCGCTTTGCGCGTGGAAAACGCAGACGTTGACCACAGTGAATTGTCCAACTCTTTTGATGTGAGGAGGACCACACCTCTTCTCAAAGTAAATGACATCGCCGCAAGTCCTTCCAGTTCCAGCAGCTTCTTGGC GGTGCCAGATGAGCCCCAAGGAGACATGACGACAAGCCCATCCGGCTCTGGGGAGAATTTAGGTCTGTTCATGTTGAGAAAGGACAGCGAAAGGAGAGACACACTAAACAGAATTCTAACTGAGTACATCAATGACGTGATTCAAAACATTCAGGAAACATTGCCGCAg ACAGAGGAGCACGGTATCACCTCAGATCACATCAGCGAGCTGATTGGCTACCTAGGAGAGAACATCCGCTCTCCAGACAAGAGACACCTGACTAATAGCCTGCTAAAGTTGCGCTCCACCCTACTGAACGGTGCCGTGCCCCTCAGCAGCCTACAGGCGGCGCTCTTTAGCTTTCAGGATGCA GTAAAGAAGGTTTTGAAGAAACAGCAGATTAAACCTCATTGGATGTTTGCTTTGGACAACTTGCTGAGACAGGCTGTACAGGATGCCATTACAGTTCTGCTCCCAG AGCTCAAGCTTCAGCTACAGTCATCGTTTGAAAACGAGGAAAGCTCTATAGAAACAGAGCAACCCGTTGAGGCTGATCCTAGGGAAAATGTTATTCCCCTCATAACGCTCAATGAGGAATCTGATATCCCTCAGAGATCTGAAGAGAGTGATGAGAAACTTACCAAGAATCTTGTCTCCAGTCACTCCTCACTCACAAAGGAGCTGTCCGAACTCCGACTTGAGTCCAGGAG GTTGCTGCTTCAGTTGAATGAAAAGGAGAAGGAATTCCAGGAACTTCTCAGGAACTCGCTTCAAATGAAACAAACAGAAATCAACACCCTGGAGGTCAAAGCTTCCTCTGCTGCTACAG ATAAGAAAATATCCCCCAATCCCCAGAACAACGCTATGGTCCGCTGGTTAAAAAGTGTCCCTGTGGATGAGAAAACCATTGACATT CTTGTTTATCATGACTTCACCTTGGATTGTCTCATCCATCTCACATGCAGAGATGACTTACATTACTGTGGCATCAA AGGTGGGATGCTGTGTCGCTTGTGGGCTGCTATTTCCAAACAGAGAAAGTCATGTCTCAGTCCAGTTAAGGAGGACGGTGAAGACACCCTTCTTTAA